A stretch of the Serratia marcescens genome encodes the following:
- the yrbN gene encoding protein YrbN, with protein MTENFLDELCRLAAIINEARVHDD; from the coding sequence ATGACTGAAAATTTTCTCGACGAGTTATGTAGACTGGCTGCCATTATTAATGAGGCACGTGTACATGACGACTGA
- a CDS encoding DEAD/DEAH family ATP-dependent RNA helicase, producing MTTEFETSFADLGLSAPIISALNDLGYEKPSPIQAECIPHLLNGRDVLGMAQTGSGKTAAFSLPLLHNLQADLKAPQILVLAPTRELAVQVAEAMTDFSKHMNGVNVVALYGGQRYDVQLRALRQGPQIVVGTPGRLLDHLKRGTLNLSNLSGLVLDEADEMLRMGFIEDVETIMAEIPAEHQTALFSATMPEAIRRITRRFMKEPQEVRIQSSVTTRPDISQSYWSVYGMRKNEALVRFLEAEDFDAAIIFVRTKNATLEVAEALERSGYSSAALNGDMNQALREQTLERLKDGRLDILIATDVAARGLDVERISLVVNYDIPMDSESYVHRIGRTGRAGRAGRALLFVENRERRLLRNIERTMKLTIPEVELPNAELLGERRLAKFAAKVQQQLESSDLDLYRALLTKLQPEEELDMETLAAALLKMAQGERPLILPPDPVFKPRQRREFNDRDDRRGDRGDRRDSRDSRDGDRPRRERRDVGEMQLYRIEVGRDDGVEVRHIVGAIANEGDISSRYIGNIKLFASHSTIELPKGMPGEILNHFTRTRILNKPMNMQLLGDAQPFERRERRDGGNGGERRGNGNGRPFNGERREGGPRRSFGERREGGNGGERRGGNFNRDGKPAPRRDDAAPAAPRRRFGDA from the coding sequence ATGACGACTGAGTTTGAAACCTCTTTTGCTGATCTGGGGCTGTCTGCTCCAATCATTTCCGCCCTGAACGATCTGGGCTATGAAAAACCATCTCCGATCCAGGCTGAGTGTATTCCTCACCTGTTGAACGGCCGCGACGTGCTGGGCATGGCACAGACCGGTAGTGGTAAAACTGCAGCGTTCTCGCTGCCGCTGCTGCACAACCTGCAGGCAGACCTGAAAGCACCTCAGATCCTGGTGCTGGCACCGACCCGCGAACTGGCGGTTCAGGTTGCCGAAGCGATGACCGATTTCTCCAAACACATGAACGGCGTCAACGTGGTAGCCCTTTACGGCGGCCAGCGTTACGACGTGCAGCTGCGCGCTCTGCGTCAGGGCCCGCAAATCGTTGTGGGTACCCCAGGCCGTCTGCTGGACCACCTGAAGCGCGGCACCCTGAACCTCTCTAACCTGAGCGGTCTGGTGCTGGATGAAGCCGACGAAATGCTGCGCATGGGCTTTATCGAAGACGTAGAAACCATCATGGCTGAGATCCCGGCTGAACATCAGACCGCGCTGTTCTCCGCCACCATGCCGGAAGCGATCCGTCGCATCACCCGCCGCTTCATGAAAGAGCCGCAGGAAGTGCGCATCCAGTCCAGCGTGACCACCCGTCCGGACATCAGCCAGAGCTACTGGTCGGTGTATGGCATGCGTAAAAACGAAGCGCTGGTGCGTTTCCTGGAAGCTGAAGACTTTGACGCGGCGATCATCTTCGTCCGTACCAAGAACGCGACCCTGGAAGTGGCCGAAGCGCTGGAGCGCAGTGGTTACAGCAGCGCCGCGCTGAACGGCGACATGAACCAGGCGCTGCGTGAGCAGACCCTGGAGCGCCTGAAAGACGGTCGTCTGGATATCCTGATCGCGACCGACGTTGCGGCCCGTGGCCTGGACGTTGAGCGCATCAGCCTGGTTGTTAACTACGACATCCCGATGGACTCCGAGTCTTACGTTCACCGTATCGGCCGTACCGGTCGTGCGGGCCGCGCCGGCCGCGCGCTGCTGTTCGTGGAAAACCGCGAACGCCGCCTGCTGCGCAACATCGAACGCACCATGAAGCTGACCATCCCGGAAGTGGAACTGCCGAACGCAGAACTGCTGGGCGAGCGTCGTCTGGCCAAGTTCGCCGCGAAAGTTCAGCAGCAGCTGGAAAGCAGCGATCTGGATCTGTACCGCGCACTGCTGACCAAACTGCAGCCGGAAGAAGAGCTGGATATGGAAACCCTGGCCGCCGCGCTGCTGAAAATGGCACAGGGCGAACGTCCGCTGATCCTGCCGCCGGATCCGGTCTTCAAACCGCGCCAGCGCCGCGAGTTCAACGACCGTGACGATCGTCGCGGTGATCGTGGCGACCGTCGCGACAGCCGCGATAGCCGTGACGGCGACCGTCCGCGTCGCGAACGTCGTGACGTTGGCGAAATGCAGCTGTACCGCATCGAAGTGGGCCGTGACGATGGCGTAGAAGTCCGTCACATCGTTGGCGCGATCGCTAACGAAGGCGACATCAGCAGCCGTTACATCGGTAACATCAAGCTGTTCGCTTCCCACTCCACCATCGAGCTGCCAAAAGGCATGCCGGGCGAGATCCTGAATCACTTCACTCGCACTCGCATCCTGAACAAGCCGATGAACATGCAGCTGCTGGGCGATGCACAGCCGTTCGAACGTCGCGAGCGTCGTGACGGTGGCAACGGTGGCGAGCGTCGCGGCAACGGTAACGGTCGTCCGTTCAACGGCGAACGTCGCGAAGGCGGCCCACGTCGTTCCTTCGGCGAACGTCGTGAAGGCGGTAACGGCGGCGAGCGTCGTGGCGGTAACTTCAACCGTGACGGCAAGCCGGCACCACGCCGTGATGACGCAGCACCTGCTGCACCTCGTCGTCGTTTCGGCGACGCGTAA